One window from the genome of Sphaerotilus microaerophilus encodes:
- a CDS encoding sensor histidine kinase, producing the protein MPPRPPAPLARHYLVWLAALTLALGGVIVGSALQFVLWPMAQRSADDLAGLMVLAAQTWSELPPETRPAFEEELALRHRLALRPDFAPPPPGTELVHGFYIGFLEDALQRRTGQPASLQLLPAPGDRASAPGAAITDHPAAPWLWTRIPTAGRQIGVGFDTTRLDTHPLQALGSILALGSALAIGLALWLARRIAQPVAQLEQAAAALAAGSGPQRLPETGPAELARLARHFNHMATQVRELLEARTTLLAGVSHDLRTPLARMRLALEMLRLQPDERLIHRLEQDIQAMDALIGQMLDLARGLDREAAEPIDVAAWLALRAEAHREAAAVAGAHIEVDCEAGLGVQAAPGALARVIDNLLGNALRYAPGEITLQGQRLPGGDTVRLSVADRGPGIAAEHLPVVWRPFQRLEASRSPQTGGWGLGLAVVRQLAAIHGWHVELQGREGGGLEAVVDLPPLEGRPHSQDEGGCAPPS; encoded by the coding sequence ATGCCCCCGCGCCCACCGGCCCCCCTGGCTCGCCACTACTTGGTCTGGCTGGCTGCCCTGACACTGGCGCTGGGCGGGGTGATCGTCGGCAGCGCGCTGCAGTTCGTGCTCTGGCCGATGGCACAGCGCTCGGCCGACGACCTCGCCGGCCTGATGGTGCTGGCGGCCCAGACCTGGAGCGAGTTGCCACCCGAGACACGGCCCGCCTTCGAGGAAGAGCTGGCGCTGCGCCACCGGCTGGCGCTGCGGCCCGACTTCGCCCCGCCGCCGCCCGGCACCGAGCTGGTGCACGGCTTCTACATCGGCTTCCTGGAGGATGCGCTGCAGCGCCGCACCGGCCAGCCGGCCTCACTGCAGCTTCTGCCGGCGCCGGGCGACCGCGCCAGCGCTCCCGGCGCCGCCATCACCGATCACCCTGCCGCCCCCTGGCTGTGGACGCGCATCCCGACGGCGGGCCGGCAGATCGGCGTGGGCTTCGACACCACCCGGCTGGACACCCACCCCCTGCAGGCGCTGGGGTCCATCCTGGCGCTCGGCAGTGCGCTGGCCATCGGATTGGCGCTCTGGCTGGCCCGGCGCATCGCCCAGCCGGTGGCCCAGCTGGAGCAGGCCGCAGCGGCCCTGGCGGCCGGGAGCGGGCCGCAGCGGCTGCCGGAGACCGGGCCGGCCGAACTCGCCCGGCTGGCGCGCCACTTCAACCACATGGCGACCCAGGTGCGCGAGCTGCTGGAGGCGCGCACCACCTTGCTGGCGGGCGTCTCCCACGACCTGCGCACGCCGCTGGCGCGCATGCGCCTGGCCCTGGAGATGCTGAGGCTCCAGCCCGACGAACGGCTGATCCACCGGCTGGAGCAGGACATCCAGGCGATGGACGCCCTGATCGGCCAGATGCTCGACCTGGCCCGCGGCCTGGATCGCGAGGCAGCCGAGCCGATCGACGTTGCCGCCTGGCTGGCGCTGCGCGCCGAAGCCCACCGCGAGGCCGCTGCCGTGGCCGGAGCACACATCGAGGTCGATTGCGAGGCGGGCCTGGGTGTCCAGGCCGCACCGGGTGCCCTGGCGCGCGTGATCGACAACCTGCTCGGCAACGCGCTGCGCTACGCTCCGGGCGAAATCACCTTGCAGGGCCAGCGCCTGCCGGGCGGTGACACGGTGCGTCTGAGCGTGGCCGACCGTGGCCCCGGCATCGCGGCCGAGCACCTGCCGGTGGTCTGGCGCCCCTTCCAACGCCTGGAGGCCTCGCGCAGCCCGCAGACCGGCGGCTGGGGCCTGGGCCTGGCCGTGGTGCGTCAGCTGGCCGCCATCCACGGTTGGCACGTCGAACTGCAGGGCCGCGAAGGCGGTGGACTGGAAGCTGTGGTCGACCTGCCGCCGCTCGAAGGAAGACCGCACAGCCAGGACGAAGGAGGCTGTGCGCCCCCGTCTTGA
- a CDS encoding response regulator codes for MDSPQSPRVLVVDDDPTLRELLTDYLGASGFQVEGAADGVQMRARMAQAWPDVLVLDLMLPGEDGLSLARELRRHSDLPILMLSARGEEIDRVIGLEVGADDYLAKPFGPRELLARLRALLRRSHPAAPTPSPPEAATSPAPALAPPAEAATLHRFGPYTLDPQAWRLLRDGSEVAVTSAEFALLRLFVQHPNRVLSRDDLIERLKGYERDAFDRSIDTRVTRLRRRIESDPAHPVYIRTVRGEGYLFNPRGEAA; via the coding sequence ATGGACAGTCCCCAAAGTCCGCGCGTGCTGGTGGTCGACGACGACCCCACGTTGCGCGAATTGCTGACCGACTACCTCGGCGCCAGCGGCTTTCAGGTCGAAGGCGCCGCCGATGGCGTGCAGATGCGCGCACGCATGGCGCAGGCCTGGCCCGATGTGCTGGTGCTCGACCTGATGCTGCCGGGAGAGGACGGCCTGAGCCTTGCGCGCGAGCTGCGCCGCCACTCCGACCTGCCCATCCTGATGCTGTCGGCACGGGGCGAGGAGATCGACCGCGTGATCGGCCTGGAGGTCGGCGCCGACGACTACCTGGCCAAGCCCTTCGGCCCGCGCGAATTGCTGGCCCGCCTGCGCGCCCTGCTGCGGCGCAGCCACCCGGCGGCCCCCACGCCGTCACCGCCGGAGGCCGCGACGTCCCCCGCCCCTGCGCTCGCACCACCGGCCGAAGCGGCCACGCTGCACCGCTTCGGCCCTTACACGCTGGACCCACAGGCCTGGCGGCTGCTGCGCGACGGCAGCGAAGTGGCAGTGACCAGCGCCGAGTTCGCACTGCTGCGCCTGTTCGTGCAGCACCCGAACCGGGTGCTCTCGCGCGACGACCTGATCGAGCGGCTCAAGGGCTACGAACGCGACGCCTTCGATCGCAGCATCGACACGCGCGTGACCCGGCTGCGCCGCCGCATCGAGTCCGACCCCGCCCACCCGGTCTACATCCGCACCGTGCGCGGCGAGGGCTACCTGTTCAACCCACGCGGCGAGGCGGCCTGA